AACTCGACATATCAAACGATATATCGGTGAAAGAAATGGAGAAGCCGAAGTTCAGGGGACACCTCAAACTCCTCGTTTTGAAACTCCTTGAGGAAGGTCCGCTCCACGGGTACGGCGTAATGGCGGAGCTTGAGAAGAGGTACGGCATGCCCCAGCCGAGCCCTGGGGCTATATACCCCATCCTAGCCTCCCTGAAGAGGTCAGGCCTCATTGAGGTCGCAGGTGAGGGAAAAAGGGAGAAGAAGCTCTACCGCATAACCGAGAAGGGAAGAGAGTACCTCAAAGAGCATGAATACGAGGTGAATGAAGCCATTGAGACCGCAGAGCGCTTTAGGGAGTTCGCCCGTCTCGGCGGCAGGGAGCTGGCGGAGGTTCTCAAAGAGACATTCAACTCGATCAACGAATTGGGTGAAGAGCAGAGAAGGGCCCTCGCGAAGGAATTTGCAGAGTTCACGAAGAGGGTTAGGTTAATTCTTTTGGGTGAGATAAAGGAGGGAACGGAATGAGCGAAGCATTAGTTGTTGAGAACCTCGTTAAGAAGTACGGGGACTTTGAGGCCGTTAAAGGGGTCTCCTTTAAGGTTAAGAGGGGAGAGATATTCGCCTTCCTCGGGCCGAACGGGGCAGGGAAAACAACCACCGTGCACGTTCTCACGACGCTTTTGAGGCCGACCTCGGGAAGGGCGATCGTCGCTGGCCACGACGTGGTTGAGGAGCCGATGGAGGTGAGGAAGAGGATAGGCATAGTCTTTCAGGATCCGAGCCTCGACAGGGAGCTTACCGCGTGGGAGAACATGTACATCCACGGGAGAATATACGGGCTGAAGGGGAGCGAACTGAGGGAGAAGATAGAGCGCCTCCTCAAGTTCGTCGAGCTCTGGGAGTTCAAGGACAAACCAGTCAAGACCTTCAGCGGCGGGATGCAGAGGAGGCTTGAGATAGCGCGCTCTCTCCTCCACGAGCCCGAGGTTCTCTTCCTTGATGAACCCACGATAGGCCTCGATCCGCAGACGAGGGCGCACATCTGGGACTACATTCGCGCCATGAAGGAGGAGCACAATATGACGATTTTCCTCACGACTCACTACATGGACGAGGCGGAGATGTTAGCGGACAGGATAGCCATCATAGACCACGGAAAGATAATTGCCGAGGGCACCGCGGAGAAGCTCAAAAAGCTCGTCGGAAACGACGTGATCTATTTTAAACTCGACGCTCCCGAAGAGCTCAAGTGCCTCGAAAGTGGCTTCATCAGGGGCTGTAAGGTTCTTCCCGACGGCAGGGTGGCGCTTGAGGTGGAAAACGCTGCCGAAGCGCTCCCGGGACTCTTCGAGCTCGCAAATGAGAGGGGCATCAGAATCCTCGAGGTCACCTACCACAGACCCACGCTCAACGACGTCTTCCTCCACCTGACTGGCAGGGAGATAAGGGACGAAGGGCCGGAGAACCCGATGGCTTCCTTCGTGAGAATGAGGATGAGGAGGAGGTGAGAGGATGGAGGCACTAACCACAATGGCCTACAGGCAGCTCAAGAGGTTCAGCAGGGCGAGGTCGAGGGTAATCGGGATGATAATCAACCCGCTCATCTGGCTCGTCTTCTTCGGCCTCGGGTGGAGCAAGGTCTTCGACAACCCCATGACGAAGATGATCTTTGGGGGAGTGGACTACTTAACGTTCCTCGCGCCAGGTATCTTTGCCATGACGGTCTTCAACATGAGCTTCATAGCAGGAGTAAGCGTTATCTGGGACAAGCAGTTCGGCTTTCTCAAGGAAGTCCTTGTTGCTCCCGCATCGAGGAGGGGGAGCATCCTGGGGAGGATAATCGGTGACTCACTCGTGACGCTCGCTCAGGGAACGATAATCCTCACCCTCACCTACCCGCTCGCGGAGAGCCTCAAGCTGAGCGGATTCCTTCCGGCCCTCGGAGTCGGCTTCCTGCTCTCGATGGCCTTCTCGGGCTTTGGCGTCAGCCTGGCTTTGAAGATGGAGAGCATGGAGGGCTTCCAGATGGTGATGATGGTCCTCATGCTCCCGCTGACCTTCCTGAGCGGCGCGATATACCCAATAGACACCATGCCAGGCTGGATGAAGGCCTTAGCTTACATCAACCCGTTAACTTACGCCGTTGACGGCGCGAGGCACTTCCTCGTGGGGGCCAACGTTGCCAAGTTCTCGCTCGCCGTTGATTTAGGTGTTCTGACCGTCCTGGCGGCCCTCCTGGTGGGGCTGGCCATGGTTGAGTTCGAGAGGGCAACGATAGGTTGAAGGGGAGGGCTCCCTCATTCTTTTACCCTGTCTTTGAACCTTTCGTAGCTTATCTTCAGCGCCTTCAGGACGGGGAGTTCCTCTCCCGCGAAGAAGCTCAGCATGGCCCCACCGCCCGTTGATATATGGCTTATTCCAGTGATGTTGTACCTGTAGATGCTTGCTATTGAATGGCCACCGCCCACCACCGAGAAGGCGGGGCTTTCGCCGATGGCCCTGAAAACACCGACCGTACCAACCGCAAATTCTTCCCTCTCAAAGACGCCCATCGGGCCGTTAGCCACTATTATCTTTGCACCTATCAGTATCTCGCGGTACTTCTCCACGGTCCTTGAGCCTATGTCAAGGATGGGATACTGGTCAAACAGCCTCTTTTCGCCGCCCAGGAGATCAACCTCAAGGCGCTCGCCTTTGTAATCAATGGCAAAGTCCACAGGCGTTCTGACATAGGGATAGAACTCGTCGAGTATCTTCTCCGCCCAGTCCACAAGCTCAAGGAGACCTTTCCTGTGAAGGAACTCTATGTTGGCATCCCCGAGGTCAAAGCCCTTAGCGAGCGTGAATATCTGCCCGACGAGACCACCAGTGAGGATGAGATCCGCTTTCCCCTTCCGCAGGACGTTCTCGGCAACGCGGAGGGAGTCATCTACCTTTGCACCGCCCAGGACGTAAACTCTCGGCCTCTCCTCGCTCTCGTAAGCTTTGCTCAGTGCATCAACCTCCGTCTCCATAAGCTTCCCCATTATCATCGGCTTAAGGCGGGCGAAGCCGACGAGGGAGGGCTGGCTCCTGTGGGCAGTTGCAAAGGCATCGTTAACGACGTAGTCTATTAACGGCGCAAGCTTTCTCACGAAGAACGTCTTTTCGCACTCCTCAATTGACCTGTTGAATACCTCTTCAGCTGAGAAGCGGAGGTTTTCGAGAATTATAGCCTCCCCTGGCTTCAGGGAGCTTATTCTCTCCCTGGCGTATTTCCCAAAGATGTCCTCGACGTATTCAACTTCCTGGCCGAGAAGTCTGCTCAGGATTTGGGCGTGCTCCTCGGTGGTTATGTAGTCCCCCTTGTAGGGTCTGCTCTGGTGGGTCGCTATCACGAGTTTCGCCCCGTTGTCGAGGAGGTGTTGAATCGTTGGTAAAACCGCCCGAAAGCGGGCGTCGCTCGTTATCCGTCCTTTTTCAACGGGGGAGTTAAGGTCAGCCCTCAGAAAAACGGTCTTTCCCTCGTAGGTGAAATCTGTGATTCTGAACATCACATCACCGAGAAAGTGTTAAATAGAGGTTTTAATAAAAGTTTATTTGAACACTCTTGGTGGTTACAATCCAGAGTACATGAGGACGGTGAGAGGATGCCTTGGACTCAGGACATCGTGAGGATGCTGTCCCGCGAGGATATCATTGAGTACTTAGCAGAAGTCCTTGATAAGATGGGATTCAGAAACCATGAGAAGGTTGCAGATCGGAGCAGGTGGGGTGTTGACATAGTAGCGGTAAGGGATGATCCGTTGGCGGGCACCGAAAAGCTTCTGATAAAGGTTCATACCGGATCGCTGGCATCTTCTAAAGAAGTTAGCGTTTTTGGCGATCTTATTGACAGATACAAAGCCGATAGAGGGATTCTTATATCTCCCCTGGGATTTACAAAGGACGCGAGAACAGTTGTTGCTAAAGAGTATAGGGCGAGGATTATACTCTGGGACGCCGAAAAGCTCGCGAAAACGTTTTCCAACTACGGGATCAAAGTTCCCGAAATCAAACCCCAAGAATCCGAGGAAAAAGCGGAAGAAACTCCCCTCACCAAGTTTGAGCTGGACGCGCCTCTCCTGTTTGAGTTTTCGCCAGAAGGGGTCCTCAAAGCCATAGCCAGGGAAGCCAGCAGAAAATATCCCATAAAGCCCGAGGACATAAAGATCTCCTTCCTCAAAGTGTATCTCTCGACGGCATACATAATTTCCTGGTCAGCGAGAGAGGGGGAGAGCGAAGAAAAGGGAAAAGCCCTGGTGTTCTCGGAAGAAAAAATAGTTTCCCAAGCTCAGTCAGACCCCAAACTGGCAACACCCGTTAAAAAAGCCCTTCTAAACGACAGGTCTGAGATATACGCAACTGAGAGAGAAATTGAATCCTCCCTCAGTCCCAGCGAATCCGTTCTTGTGCTTAAGAACACCCTTTCGGAGAAGCTCGGCGTTCCAGAGAGCAATATAACGATCCACGAGCGGAAAAAAGTGTACGTGCCCACAAAAGCGGAGGCCGAGCTTAAGGTGGGTGCCAACAGGGCGAGGGCTGTGGTGGATCCGAATACCAACGAAGTCCAGCTTGATGTGTCCGAATTGCCCGACGAGTACTTCCTGCAGACCGTTACAGAAATTCTCATGGATAGAATCGGCGAGGAGCCCCTGGAGTCAAAGATTGAAAGGAACAACGGGAAGGTGAAGGTTTTTGGCAAAACCGAGCGCTTCAACTTCGAGTTCAAGTTCAACGGGTATACCGGTGCCGTGGTATATGAAGAATCCCTTATCACCGATGAGGCCCTCAGGGAGCTCATAAGCAACAAGTATCCAGCCGGAACCATTTTGGACATCGAGAAGGGCAAGAAGGTTGCGATTGTTGAGGTTGGGCTCAAAGAGGGCATAGTAATCCTCGAGGTCAACCTTGAGAACGGAGAGTTGAAAGAGATTACCACGCTTCCTTCGCCGGAGGAGGCCTTCAAAAAGGCAAAGCCGATAATAGAGAACAACTTCCCAGTGAAGAACCTGAAGCTGGTCTCCAGCAGAGTCCTCGAACACAAGTTCTTAGAGATAACAATGGAAGGAGAAGGTGGAAAGGCGACCGCAAAAATAGACGGGGATACAAAGGACGTCCTTGACTACTTCGTCGAGATTACACCTCAGAAGGCAGAAGAGCTTGTACTCGCCAAATATCCAGGCTACAGAACACTTGGCGTATCAGAATCGGACGAGGTTTACACGGTAGAAATAGAAAACGACAAGCATAAAGTTACCGTGAAGGCAACCAAGGACGGGAAGATCCTCGAAGAGGCAGACAGGGTTCTGAAAAAAGAAGTCGCCGAGAAAATAGCGGAGGAGAAAGTTAAGGACATAGACGAAACCGCAGAGATAAAGGGGATAAGGCTAGACGGAGATTGGGTCGTTGAGTTCCAGGGAGGCAGCAAGGTCGGAAAGCTCGTACTCGACAGAAAAACGGGTGAGGTAAAGGAAGAAAACGTCAGGTTTACAGAGCTGGCGCTTGAAGAGGCTTTCCACGAACACCTGAAGAAGCTTTACGGAGAGACCGAGTTGAAGACGGAGAGGCTCACGCACTACAAGGAGGAAGGGTACATCCACATAAAGGTCGCAGGAAAGAACAGCCTTTACTATGCGAGAATAGACACGAAAACCGGGAAAATACTGAGCGAGGACAGAGCGCCGATAAAAGGAATAACTGCAAAGCTGAAGCAGCTCCAGCTGGAGAGCAAGTACAAGTGACTAGGCCATCAGCATGTTCTCTATCATTTTTATTGCTTCCACTATCTTCCTCTCGGGCTTCTCCTCGTTCTTTGGTATCTCAAGGTTTATGACGAGCCTCTCTTCCTTGCTGTCCTCGAAGTCGTAGATTTCAAGCTCCTCGACCTCAACGTCCTCGAAGATGCTCTCCAGTTCGGGGCTAAGCACCTTTTTGTCGTTGCCGTAAACCTCAACGCGGACTATATCGTCAGTCGTTGAGGCCACAACAACTATCTCGTAGGGGCCAACCTTCTTGGTGAAGCGGAAAGCGTTTCCATAGCCCTCAACGTCCTCTTTAAACCCAAGCTGAAGCATCGTGCTCCTTATGGCTTCGGTCTTGCTCTTTATCCTGTTTAAAACTCTCTCACGGAGCTTGTAGCTCTCCTCAAGGGCCTTCTTTATACCCTCACCCGCTTTCTCAACCGGGCCTTCCCATATGCCGATGATCTTGATACCTGAAGAAGTCGGCTTAAGCTCAATCTTAAGGGAATCAACGTCAAAGTCTCGCAGGTCGTCTATCTTAAGCTCGCCGAGGGTGAGTATATCAAACTCAATCCTCACGACGTTTCCAAAGGCTTTACCTTTGAACTTCACCCCCATCACCAAGAGCGGCTTGAAGCGTCGGTTTAAAAACCTTCTGTGTGATGAGGGCGAAAAATTTTCACAAATGTGGTGGCCTGCAAAAGTCGTAGAAATTGAGGGAGAAAAAGAAAGCCTTCAGAATATCAGCGGAGCCCTGTACTCGCCCCAGACTTCCCTAAGGACGTCAGTGACCTCACCGAGCGTGGCAAGGTGTCTGTGGGCCTCGATGATGTAGGGCATGAGGTTCTCGTCTTCGGTTTCGGCTGCCTTCCTGAGCTTGTCGAGGGACTCCTCAACTTTCTTGCTGTCCCTCGTTGAGCGGAGCTTCTTGAGCCTCTCGATCTGCTTGTCCCTGATGCTCGGGTCGACTTTGAGTATCTCAACATCAAGGGGCTCGTCAACGACGAACTCGTTCACACCGACTATGATGCGCTTCTTCTCCTCGACTTCCTTCTGGTACTTGTATGCCGAGTCAGCTATCTCCTTCTGGATGTAGCCGCGCTCGATTGCCCTCATCATGCCTCCCATCTTCTGAATCTTCTCGATGTACTTGAGGGCCTCTTCGTAGATGTGGTCTGTGAGCCACTCGATGTAGTAGGCGCCTCCGAGCGGGTCAACGGTGTCAACGACGCCGCTCTCGTAGGCTATTATCTGCTGGGTTCTCAGGGCTATCCTCACGCTCTTCTCGGTCGGGAGTGAGAGCGCCTCGTCGTATGAGTTGGTGTGGAGGGACTGTGTACCGCCGAGAACGGCCGCGAGGGCCTGAATCGCAACACGGACTATGTTGTTCTCGGGCTGCTGGGCGGTGAGGGTTGAGCCGGCGGTCTGGGTGTGGAAGCGAAGCATCATTGAGCGCGGGTTCTTTGCGTGGAACCACTCCTTCATGATGTATGCCCAGAGCCTTCTAGCGGCTCTAAACTTTGCTATCTCCTCGAGGAAGTTGTTGTGGGCGTTGAAGAAGAAGCTCAGCCTCGGGGCGAACTTGTCAACGTCCATGCCCCTCTCTATGACTGCCTTAACGTACTCGATACCGTCAGCGAGTGTGAAAGCGACCTCTTGAACGGCGTTTGCTCCAGCCTCCCTGATGTGGTAGCCGCTTATCGAAATTGAATTCCACTTCGGCACGTTCTCAGCACAGTACATGATGATGTCCGTGGTGAGCCTCATGCTCGGCTGGGGCGGGAAGATGTAGGTACCCCTCGCTATGTACTCCTTCAGGATGTCGTTCTGGACTGTTCCTCTCAGAACGTTCTGCGGGACGCCCTGCTTTTCAGCCACGAGGATGTACATGGCCAGAAGGTTGGCCGCGGTGGCGTTGATTGTCATGCTCGTTGAGACCTTGTCGAGCGGGATTCCATCGAAGAGTATCTCCATGTCCCAGAGGGAGTCTATAGCTACACCGACCTTTCCGACCTCGCCCTCGGCCATCGGGTGGTCGCTGTCGTAACCCATCTGGGTCGGCAGGTCAAAGGCGACGCTCAAACCAGTCTGTCCCTGGCTGAGGAGGTACTTGTAGCGCTTGTTACTCTCCTCGGCCGTTCCAAAGCCGGCGTACTGCCTCATCGTCCAGAAGCGGCCGCGGTACATGGTGGCGTAAACGCCGCGGGTAAATGGATACTCACCAGGGAAGCCGAGCTTCTCAAGGTAGTCCCAGTCCTCGCCGAGGTCAGCGGGAGTGTAGAGGCGCTTTATCTCGAAGCCGTCATCAGTCATGAACTTCTCCTTTCTCTCGGGAGCCTTCTCGAGGAACTTCTTAACGGTGGTCTCGTTCCAGCGCTCCTCTTCCTCGCGGATCTTCTTGAGCTTTTCCTTATCGAACGTCATTCCTGATCACCTGACCCTAATTGGGCACTGGAGTATAAAAACCTTTTACATAGCTCAAGTTTCACCTTGCTATTGGATAAATTGTCCATCAGCCGAGGCGCCGTTCGAGAGCAATGACCACCACCAACAGGAGGGCCAGGAGAGCCACTGTTAGCTCGCCGGAGTACTTCCCAATGCCGCTCACTGAAACGGGAACTTCCTTCGCTGTCATAGTTAGAGAAACGTTCCCTGTGCCAATTATGGATATGGCTACGAAATCCTCGTATGGCCTTAGAGGAACTTCTCCCGACACATGCTCCCCTTTACCTCTGAAAGCCCCCTTGAAATCAGCGGAGAGCGGGTCAAAGTCTTCCCTCTCCCTGTTGAGGGTGAAGTAATAGACCCTAACCTCAACCGGCCGATCAGCGTTAACATCAAGGGCAAGCTTCTTCCCGCGGAGCGATGTAGCGTTTAGGATGAACGTCTTAATTCCCTCTCCGAACTGCTTTGGAAGGAGCTCAAAGCTGATGTTCTCAGGCTTCCTGAGGTAATCCGCAACAAGAAGAACGGCGTCGAACCTGTCGCCCTCGAGCATAAGCATGAAATCAGACTCGTTGAACACTACAAAATCTGGCCTTCCCTTCCCCTGGCTTGAGGAGTGCAGAATCTCCCCACTCGAAGAGAGAACGTGAAGGGTGATGTCCAGCCCTGAGCGGACGTAATTGCCGTATGAGAAGGCTATCTTCTCCCCAGGATAGTGTTCGAACTGAATCGGTGGGGTCAGAGACTTAGCGGCGACTCGGTATGGAATTCCTACAAAGTGCGTCTCGGCGGTAAAGTTCATCTTCGCCAGCCAGTTGTCGCCGTAAACGGGCAGGAACGCCAGACCGTATGCCTCGAACTCCAGAGGGATTACATGCAGGTTTCCATTCTCGTCCCTGACTGTTACGTTGAATCCGACTGGCACACCAACGGAGAATCCCCTGGGCAGAGAGGGCACGTCAATAACCAGAACCACCTGGGCCGAGCCGTCCACGTTAAGCTCCTCGACCTCGCTTTCCCCGGAGTAGAACTTCCAGCCAACCGACTCCGGAAGGCCTTCGACGCCAAGCTTCACCCTGCCCGAACCGGAGAGAACGAGTGCATAGCTGCCCTTTCCACCGAGGGGGACTTTTATACTCGTTGAGAGCGCCTCGACCGAGATGCCGGAAGCGCCAGCCTCGGCCGTGAAGGAGAAAGTTCCCGAGTCGGAGGAAGCTAGGATGGTTGGATACCTAACCTCCTCGGGAACCTTGAAGGTCAGCGAGACGCTCTCCCCTGGCCCTATGGAGACCTCTGAATATGTTGGACTTCCCACCACAACGCCGTTTTGGGTCACGCTGACGAAACCCCTGAAAGGAGACTCCCCCGTGTTTTTGAGGACAACCCTGAGATGCTCCCCCTCCCTGGAGATGTTTTCGAGAACCAGAAGCGCCGGCCTGAAGTAGAAGGTCTGCTGGATTACTTTTCCGTAATCAACCACTACCGCTCCCTGGTTTATAAAGTTGGAGAACTCCACCCAGCTGGTTCCCCGCTGGAGCAGGATTTTCTTCGACTCCAAAACCATGTTACTGCTGTAAAGGAGGCTGAAGGTGGCGTTAACCGGGTCGCCTTTGTTAAGAACCTTTACCTTAACACCTTTACTGCCCGTTATTTCCTCGATTTCAACCTGAGGCTCTAAGGTTCCAAGGAAAACATCCTTTGAGATGCCCTTCTCCTTTAGACTAAAGACCAGCGTCTGGCCCGGGTTTGGAACCTTGAAAACTATCTCTTCGCCTGGTGCAAGGTTCAGCTCCACTTCCTTTAGGACAGTGCTTGAGGAAATGGGAAAAGCGCCTTGAGAAGACGACGAAACAGAAAGAGTGTCGTTGAGCGGATAAAAGCCCGTGTTTTTAATCTTTACCTTGGCGTAGGTGTCGAAGGCTTCTATGACCTCAACACCGAAGTCGTACTTCTTCATAACTCTCACGCTTGTATAGTTGCCGAGTATGTGAGCGGTGAGCCTCTGGTTCTGGCGGTCGTATGAGCCGATGACGTAAGTCACGTTGCCCACTGTGATGTTTTCGCCGAAAGCGAGAACGGAATACGTTTCTTCTCCATGACTCGAAACGCTCACGAGGAACCTGTCCCCGCTCTGGCCGGGGTCAAAGGTAAAGACCTGGCCGTCCACTATGAGGACTTCATCGATTCCTACTTCAATGGAAAGAGCTGTAGCCTGCCCGGCCAGCAGGATGAGGAGGAAGACCGCGAAAGTGAGGGTTTTCACGCGCGCCATCGTTCTCATCCCCTGTACTCCCTTCTGTAAAGCCCGAGGATCGCAAGCATCAGGCTCAGGAGCATGACCGATGCGAAGAACACCAGCGTCGTTGACGGGTCGCCCTTGTAGACGTCAAGCCCCGTGTGGAGCGTGAACCTGTCCCTCAAGAGAACTCCGAGCTGGTAGTTGAGCGTGAACCTCTCGGGGTCGTCGAAGAAAGGCAACTGCGGGAGGATGAACTGGGCGACGAATATCACTCCAAAGCTCGCCAGAGAGGCGTAGAGGGGCCTCGAAAGAACCACTGAGAGGGCCATTGCGAACGCTCCTAGAGAGCCGAGCAGGAGGATGGTCACCTCAAGGGAGTAGAGCAGGTCACCGAACGTCGCCCTAAGGCCGGTGAAACCTTGCTTGTAAAGCAGAACCATATAAATCTGCATGACCAGGTAGGGCAGTCCGAAGACCACCAACATTCCCGTAAGCCCGCCGAGGAACTTTCCGATGACGAGTTCGCTCTTTCTAACGGGTTTCGTCAGGAGAACCCTTATCGTACCCTTGTCTATCTCGCTTCCAAGGAGTTCGCTCATCAGGATTATGACCACGAGCTGGCCTATGACGCTCGCCCAGAAGTTGACGAGGTAAGTGGAGAAGTTAACCTGGAAGGATATCCTGAGCGCGCGCGTGCTGTACTCGGTGATCTCTTCGTGGGTGAAGAAGTAGACGACAACTGGGAGGAACATCAGGAGGGTCATGAGCTTGAGGCGGCGGGAGCGCAGTAACCTTTTCACTTCCATCCCGTATATTATCCCGAGCCGCGATTCAAAGGAAAAGTGAGAATCTTTCAAACTTCACACCTCCTCGCCCACTCCAAACTTCTCCATCAGGATTCTCTCAAGCGGACTCGTGTGCGGCCTGAAGAGCTTCAGTCTGATGCCGTTTTCCACGAGGTACTTCGGAAAGGCCAGGAAGAACTCGTCAAGAAAGCGCGGATCAACTTTGACCCTGAGGATTCCCTCCTCTTCCCAGGCCTCACGGATGTAGGGCTTCTCACGCAGGAACGCCATCGCCTTTCCATTGTCGCTGGTCAGAACGTCGTAGTCGTCCTCCTCAATGCTCGCAAGCTCCCTGACCCTGCCCTGGGCGAGCATCGTACCGCGGTTTATCAGCCCGACGTAGTTGCACATTTTCTCGACCTCGCTGACTATGTGGGAGCTTATGAAGATCGTCTTGCCTGCCTTGGCGAGCTGGATGACCTTCCCAATAAACTCCATTCTCCCGAGGGGGTCGAGGTTCGCTGTTGGTTCATCCAGTATGAGGAGCTCTGGGTTTCCCATCAGCGCCGCGGCGAAGCTCGCCCTCTGCTTCTGACCGGAGGAAAGCTCCCCAATCCTGTTCATGGCCAGCTTACCAATTCCAGCGTACTCCATAAGCTCCTTCGCCTGCTCCATGGCGTCTTCCTTCTTCATACCAGCCAGGCGGCCCATATAGACCAGAAACTCGAAAATCGTCATGTCTTCATAAGCTATCGGCACCTCGGGCATGTATCCGACCCGCTTCATGATCTCAACCCTGTCGTTGGGCATCCTCAGGCCAAAAATCCGTATCTCGCCGTAGGTAGGCCTCAGTGCCCCGGTCAGCATCTTTATAGTGGTCGTTTTTCCCGCACCGTTTGGCCCGAGGAAGCCGTAAACGACCCCCTTAGGCACTTTGAGGTTGAGGTGGTACACTACGTTCCTCTTGCCGAAGAACTTGGTGAGCTTGTTTGTTTCTATGACGTAAGTTCCCATCTCAACACCCAAAGGAACATCGAAACGAAATTAGTTAAAGGTTTCGGCATTACTCTCTAACCGATGATGCTTAGAAACATCGGTCTGGACAGTTCGGCACGGTTTGCCTTTCAGAGCCACGCCCACACGGATCACTTTGTCAGCGGTGAAGTTATCTTCGCAACAAAGGCGACCAAATATCTCAGTCATCTCAGGAAGGGGGGCTTCTATCGGGAAGTGGAGTTTGCAAAAACTTTCTACATCGGCGATTTCAAAGCGAAGCTCTATCCAGCGGGCCACATGCTCGGCTCGGCCGG
This sequence is a window from Thermococcus kodakarensis KOD1. Protein-coding genes within it:
- a CDS encoding ABC transporter permease, translating into MKDSHFSFESRLGIIYGMEVKRLLRSRRLKLMTLLMFLPVVVYFFTHEEITEYSTRALRISFQVNFSTYLVNFWASVIGQLVVIILMSELLGSEIDKGTIRVLLTKPVRKSELVIGKFLGGLTGMLVVFGLPYLVMQIYMVLLYKQGFTGLRATFGDLLYSLEVTILLLGSLGAFAMALSVVLSRPLYASLASFGVIFVAQFILPQLPFFDDPERFTLNYQLGVLLRDRFTLHTGLDVYKGDPSTTLVFFASVMLLSLMLAILGLYRREYRG
- a CDS encoding ABC transporter ATP-binding protein encodes the protein MGTYVIETNKLTKFFGKRNVVYHLNLKVPKGVVYGFLGPNGAGKTTTIKMLTGALRPTYGEIRIFGLRMPNDRVEIMKRVGYMPEVPIAYEDMTIFEFLVYMGRLAGMKKEDAMEQAKELMEYAGIGKLAMNRIGELSSGQKQRASFAAALMGNPELLILDEPTANLDPLGRMEFIGKVIQLAKAGKTIFISSHIVSEVEKMCNYVGLINRGTMLAQGRVRELASIEEDDYDVLTSDNGKAMAFLREKPYIREAWEEEGILRVKVDPRFLDEFFLAFPKYLVENGIRLKLFRPHTSPLERILMEKFGVGEEV